ACTGATCCTTCTCTATGGAGTGAATTTCTGCCAGCGTTGCAGCTGTTCCTTTGCAAGTAGTGATGGTGAGACGTGGATCTCCGACGACCATATACTGATAGCCCGTCACCGACGTGTCTGTGATAATATCCAGCGACCCACCGAGACTGAAGCCTGCGTTCAGCAGACGCGCGACCGTCCGGCCGATGTCCGTCGCTGACGTATTCGCGACACCACTGAGAGTGCACAATCCACCGATGGCACCCGATTCGACGAGGGCCATCCCCTGATCGACGGATCGGCAGCCGTTCAGGATGAACGCCCGCGTTTCGACGTGATCAAGTGTTGCTGCATCGAGCCACCCATCGTCGCACTGGAGCCCCTCGTCAGTAACATGTCCGATGTAATGAATGAGGTCGTACTCTGTCATCAGAATCTCTCGAAGGGCGGTCTGAGAACACTCCTCGTAGACGGTAACATCGAATGCGATGAGATCACGCATTCCGTAGAGATCAGCCACATCCGTTTCGTCGTGCATCTCCGGTGCATTGCTGATGACGGCCACATCGATTGGACCACTGGAGTGTGCATCGAGTCGTCGCTGGCACGCATCAAGCGTCGGTTTTGCACCGGCGATTGGATAGCCGTCGTTGAACCAGAGATGGGTAATGCTCCCTGTCGATGGGGGATTCAACGCACGCGTCCAGCCCCCGTCAGTCGAATCGTCGGATGGACCGCGCTGTTGGATCTGTTGATCAGCCGTCGCCGAGGACTGGCCACGAAAAGAGGGAGCAGTGGTCGACGTTCCCCTGAGGAATTCATTTATCGACGCTGCATATTGGCTACCAGCTCGTGTTGTAACTGAACGCTCTGTCTCTGGTGTACGGATGGAACTAAGGTCAGCAGCAACGTAGGAGAGCACACCGAGATGCGCTGCAGTCGGCGCGATCGTCGTCGTCAGCGGCCACCGGGGAACGATAGAAGCGACTGTCTCGAATGGTACCGTGAGGTAGGTGTTGACCTGCTCGCCCAGTGATTGGTCGTAGAGCGCGGCGAAATCGAGACCAGCCGACTCCTCGATCTGCTCGCGCCCGGCCAATTGAACTGGATAGAAGCCTTCGGTTCGAGTGAGACAATCGAGTGTGAACAGGTGCTTGAGCAGTCGGAAAACGGCTGCGTCGTACCCGTCTTCGTGCTCAATCGGGTGAGCGGTCCCATCGACGAGCAACCGTGGCGAGTCCCCAGGGACGACAGCGGCATTGAGATAATACGCGAGCGAGGCGACAGGATAGATGTATTCGAACGTCGAGGGCACCTCGATCTGGATATCGGTCTCTGCTGGCGTCCGCTCCAGCGTCGCTGGTGCATCAAAGCAGTCGCCGTGTTTGATCTGTGGGGGGTGTCCTCGCATCGACGGAAACGACCGCTCACAGGATGTCGTTTTGAGTGATGCTCCGAAACATGAGAGAGCACGCATCACGTCGGTCGGATCGTCGGTGGTCGTAACGGTCGTCGCTGGCTGGTTATGTAGCGAGCGTACTCCGAGACCGACGGGGTCGGTGTTCTCAACGCTAATCGTCCGTCCGCCGTCCGTGGCTGCTGGAATCCGAAGCTCACTCTGAACCGCAAGGTACGTTTTAACACCGAGTCCACCAATCTCGACTGTATACTGACCCTGACCGAGCGTCTTACTCGTGTTTGGGGGTACATCGGCGACGACCGAACCAACGTGGTCGCGCACACAGACGTTGACGGGCATCGGGATACGAACCGATTCCGTATCAATATCGTAAGCAACGTCGACTGGAAAACAGAACGCCGTTGGTGCACCCGACAACGGAATAACCGGCTCTGTCGTTCCAAGAGAGACGCGTATGCCCTGAATATCATCGATCACCGTGACGCCCTGTGGATCGGTGGTTGGTTCAACCCGTACTTGGTTAAATGGATGATGGCCTGCCAGTGTCATAAGTCACTATTGAGAGGGATCCAACCGGAACAGCAGTCAGCGTCGCGGAGGTACCAGCACTGCTCTGGTGGTAGCCCCTCTCGCTCGCGTAGATGGATGTGGATGGCTGTGTGCTCAGCCAGTGTGGTCGCGATACTGCTCTCCGAGCCGACTGGAAGATGACAGTGCGCGAGGCCACACCGATCGCGCATCTGGTTCTCGACTGTCGTGAGTAATGTTTGAGCGACAGATTGACCGTACTGATCGAGCAGTTCACCCGTGGTAAGGATACCGAGACGAAGCTCTCCGGGTGTGAACGTATCTGTTGTTGGCTCTGTGTCTGCCAGAAGCGAAGCGAGCCGTCGACTGAAAAGAGTACAGTCGATCGGAGAGGTGGTCTGTTCTATGTCTGTGCTGTTCGATGGCGTGATCATCTCGCCACGCAGTCTGGCCCCCGTGATGGACAGAACGTCTGATGTAGTCGTTGTGATCCCGTGTGGCAGATAGGAGCTCAGACGAAGTGCATTGGCACCCGGGTGAATGAGAACACGCTTGTGTGGACGAGAGATCGCTCCAAACAACTGGCGAGAACACGTTGCCCGAACAGTCTCGTCGACAGTTCCGGTAATGAGCGCCAGACAGCCGGTCTGTTCGAGTTCGTCAAGCGCAATGGTGAACTGCTGCGGATCACTGACCGTTGACCGCGGCATTTGATCTACGGTCGTATTATCCATGCTGTTTATGTTTTTCTATTGGCAGTGTTAAATGTATTGGAGGCATGCAGAAATTGGATTGACGCTGTCTTGCGGATCACTTGTCGTGTATTCCTGTTGTCGAACTACAACCACCGATATACATTCGGTATATGATGAAGAAAACACCTTGTAGAAATTTCCTTTGAGCGATCCGCTACTGATGCCGAATGAGAAACGTATGCATCGTCGAGTGGAAACAAGGCAGTTCATCGTGAGCCGACGTGTGTTCGTCAGATACTCACACTCCAGAATCGGTGGATTGCACGAATGCTTATAATCGATTATCGTACACATTCCATACATGGCGGATACCCACGGCGTGTCTCTCCTCGCGCTTCGGTGCGATGCACTTGCTGCGCTGACGAGCGACGCCATCGTGGATATGGTGTCGTATTTCGATCCGGATCTCGTGTACATCATCCGCGAAAAAATGGATATGCGGGTTGTCAGTCAACTGCAGCGTGACTGCAATCAACCGATCTTTCACGCACAGGACGGAACCATTCGGACGGAAACAGTTGGCGGCGTATCGTTTATATTCACTACTTCTGTTGACCGACTTGGTGAGGCGAGGGCTCCCGACGAAGCTATCCCGGAAACTGCAGACGTTGTCGTCTGCGATGAGCTGCAGATGGTTCCCGACGACGTGAACATGGATGCAGGACTCGATGGGATTGATCACATCGCTCGGTATCAGGCTCGAACCGACGGCACGACGACATTTCTTACAGGAGCACTGGAGGCGAGCTACGATTACGTCTGGCGAGCTAACAGCAACAGGACAGTCGTTCGGTTGCCTGTTCGGGGGCTTGCACCACTCCGCCGATCGGGTGCTCCCGAACTCGCGTGTCTCACCTGCGATACGGATGGACGAGTGGCGGTTACATCAGCGCCAACCAATACGTTTGGTCTTCAGGCACTCACCAATGTCGGGACTACGACGGCTCAACGGCTTAAAGAAAACGGGTATACGACACGATCAGATGTCGCAAGCACGACTCGACAAGAACTCCGGGTAATACACGGCATCGGTAACTCGACAGCGAAAACGATACAACAGAGTGCTCAAGCACTCGTCGAAAAATCTGTTCTCAGACAAACTGATGCGACTGTCCCGGCTGCTGATTATTCACCGCTATTCGTCGATATCGAGACCGATGGACTGACCCCGACAATTATCTGGCTCATTGGCGTGTATGATCCCGCACGTGAGGAGTATATCGACTTCGTCGATACGGATCCATCACTCGATGATCTAGGAAAGGCGACTCGAGCGTTCATCAGGTGGCTCGCCGCTGAGTATGATCGTCCGTCGCTTGTCGCGTGGAATGGTCACGCATTCGATTTCAAACACCTCACAACGTTTATCAGCCGTCACGCTCCCGCGTACGCGGACTATTGGAACGAATCTGTGTTCGAGTATGATCTCTACGACTGGGCAGTGCGGAAAGGAAATGCTATCCTCCCTGGTCGAACGAATCGTATCGAAGATGTCGCCGCGGCGCTGGACTGCAACCGGGACGTCTCTGTAGAAGTCATCGACGGAAAAACACTCGCTCGCACGATCCAACGGATGCTACAATCACCAACACAGACCGATACCATAGACTGGAACGTAGCGCGAGCGTACTGTGAAGCAGACGTTCGTGAACTAGCTGCTGTGTATAACGCGATTGCCAACGCGACACCAGGGCGCAAACGTGCGGACGCACCAACAGACGATACGACGACGCAGACTGGTTTACTTGATTTTTGAACATACAGATGGTGAACACGAAAACAGATCGAGAGGCAGCGATCGACACGGAGGCACGTGGAGCAGAGATTACTCCGGAGACGGAAGCACAGACGACGCTAGCAACGGACGGCGGAAAGGATCTCAAAGAGAGTTCTCTCGCGCTGACAGCCGAGGAGTTAGAAACGACGTATCCGACCAGTCGCTACTACGAGCAGGTGCACGAGCAGTTCACGATCCCCGCACGAGACCAACAGTGTGTCCCTGCCACCGAGGCGCTCCCGTCCAAACTCGCATCAGCGCTGGACTTCGATCCATGGATCCATCAGGCAGCCGCTCTGGACGCACTCTCGAACGGTGATAACGTCTCTGTCACAACGAGTACATCCTCGGGGAAGACATATGTGTATGCACTACACATTGCCCGACAGTATCTCGAAGATCCGGAAACGCGGGCGCTTATTATTTATCCGACAAAAGCACTCAGTCGGGATCAAGAGCGGGAACTCAACGAACTGTTTCGTGGGACGTTCGGAGTAGACATCACGGTTGGAGTCTACGACGGTGATACGAAATCCAAAGCAAAAGCCCGGATCCGGGAGAATGCGAACGTCGTCATCACTAACTTCGTCGGATTGAATCAGTATCTCGAAGGACATCACTTGTGGTCGACGTTTCACGCCAACTGTTCGCTGGTCGTCATCGACGAAGCGCATATGTGGACGGGACTGAGTGGGATGCACGTCGCGTGGATTCTTCGACGCGCACAACGCATCATCGAATGGTACGGTGGCGATCCACAGTACGTTCTGACGTCTGCAACCATCGGGAATCCTGCGGATCACGCGCTCGCGCTGACAGGCCACTCCGCGACGGTTATCGACAACGACGGCTCGCCGAGTGGACTTCGACACCTCGTCTTCTGGGATCCGCCGATGAGCGGAGAAGTGGCTGATGGAGCGGACGGTAGCGACGGAAGTGACAGTGGCTGGGACTCGCGATCACAGCGTCCTGCGACTGTGGAAGCGCCGGAAGTGTGGGCGCACCTCTGTTATAACGATGTGCCATCTTTGCTCTTCTGTGGCACGCGAAAGCTCACCGAACTGGCTGTCAATCGAGCAACAGCGTTTGTCCAATCATCAGATCTTTTCTATCGGGGCATTCCCAATGTCGAGGCATACAATGCGGGCTACGGAAAGCGCTCTCGTCGGGCGACTGAAAATCAGCTCAAAGAGGGGTTGCTCGACGGTGTTGCCACGACGAGCGCGCTGGAGGTTGGGATCAACGTTGGTGGCGTCGACGGAACTGTTCTGATGGGATATCCCGGTTCGCGTCAGTCGTTCTGGCAGCAACTCGGGCGTTCTGGCCGGGGAACGAGAGATACACTCTCAGTCTTCGTTCCACGATACTCAACGCTCGATCGATACATTCTCCATCACCCAGAATACGTTCTTGAGGAAGATCCCGAGAGCGCTGTTGTCGATCTAACGAACAATCCAGTCTATCTCCAACACATCAACTGTGCTGCTCAGGAACTACCGCTAACGTATGCAGACACAGAGCGGTTCGGTGGTACAGAGCGTCTCGAACAAGCGGTCGAATACGGCTGTCAGATGGGGAATCTCGAAGGATCGCTCGACGGAGGTGTCACGTATACACACCACGATCGACCACAGAACGCTGTGAGTCTGTACGCCTCTGGTGGGAACGCCTTCGATGTCAGACTTGCGGGCGATGCGTCGTTCGATCATCAGCCGATCGGCCGTGACCGGGCTTATCGTGACTATCACGAAGGTGCAACCGTCTTGTATCAAGGTGAGCAGTATCAAGTGCGTACTCTGCGAGAGGACCGTCCGCAACCGTACGTTGAACTCGAACGGGTAACCGTTGATTATTTCACTCAGTCACAGGGTCAGGTGCAGATCTGTGACACTGAAATTCACGAAACCCGCGATGTCGGGCCGTTTCGGCTGAACTGGGGATATGGGACGGTTTCGATTCACTACGGGACATACCTAAAACGCGAAATAGGATCCGGTGATATCCGTGAAACAGGACTCACAACCGGCGTTCCACCACTCGAGATGCAGACGCAACTGTGTTGGACAGAAGTTCCCAGCGAACTTGAACGAGCGATACACAACAAACACAGCGGGTATCACAATGATGCCTGTATTGACCTCCCACCAGGACTGCACGGCTACCTCGGTGGAATTCACGCTGTCGAACACGCGATGATTGCGGTTTCGCCCCTCGAATTGAAGGTTGACGCAAGCGATATTGGAGGACTCGCAACGAATCAGCTCCCGAATGATCCAGAAACGAGTGGCTGGTTCATCTACGATGGGATTAAGGGGGGTCTTGGTTTTTCACGGAGCATCTACGACGAGTATGAGGCGATTGCACAGCGGGCACACGATCTAATTGCAGACTGCTCGTGTGGTCGTGATGAAGGCTGCCCAGCGTGTACGATGGATGACCGCTGTGGCAATGACAACAAACCGCTCTACTCACCAGCGGCAACCGATCTACTCGCGGCTCTGCTTGGAAATATCGATCAGGACGAACTCGTCGAACACAGTTGTGAAACGGAGACAGATGCCGATCTGATCGACGGACGACCAGCAGCGTCAATCTCGTGAATCTACCAGCCGAGGAATCAAACCAGTTTGGTTCATCATCTCGTTAGAAATAGGTGGTTTTTGAACCAAACTAGTCGAATCATGATTCTGTGTCTACCGTCGGGAGAAAGCGTGCGTCATTGAGTTTCGAGCGGATTGGCTCGACTGGCTGTTACGCTTGCATATCAGTCATATGAGAACCAATCCCGTGTGGTCGTCTGTACTGCTCACACCACACACGAGCACAAAAAATGACGTATCGAGTACTGTCGAGCGGCACAACACTCGACACCACTACTCAACGGCACAGCGTCAGTCTCCACAGTCTTACACGAGTACGGGGCCACCCGTATCAGAAGCTAGCCCTTGTGCTCGTGGATGTCACTTGGCAAGATTCGTTAGACAGGCGATAAATCAACGCCAATATCAACCGTGACACCGCCGGTACTGGCGTTCGCGTCAGCATTAGCAACGTTAGAGTTGACGTTGGTGTTGGTGTTCGAGAGATTGTTGTTGTTTGTATTATTGTTCTCGTTCTCAACCACAATCACGGGATTGTTAGTCGTGGTGTCGGCGTTGTTGTCCGAGTTGTCATTCACTTTTTTATCGTACGATGTCGCAACGGCTGGTCCGACACACGCTCCCGCAATCATGCCCACAAGCATGAGAGCGGTCACTGTTACCTGAATTGTGCGTTTCATAGCTGATGGTTCGCTGGCTCCGGGCCTACCTATCTGACGACTGCTCGCCAAAACGCTAGTCGGTAGGGACCGTCCAGCTCATCTCCCCACTTACAGGGCCATCGTATAAAGACTATCTCTACATTTAGATATAGAAAGAAATAGCAGAAACAGTATGTATTGCATAATGATTTCGATAACGACTACGTCGTCCTATTTTCTATCGATAAAGACCCCATACCACCAGTAATATATAATTAATATACTATTGTAGTAGATATGGTGTTTAGAGTATACTGGAGCAGCAAACTGTGTGTTGGAAACGTGGATTTTCGACGTTGAGATTTCACGAGGGATCTTCGTACAATCAATCTCACATAAGGAACTCCTCGTATTCGAGAGGATACGGACGAGAGATAGCCCTGTTCAGATGCTATCGAGAGATAGACTCTCCCATGAAACATTTGTATTTTGATATTTTATGAGGTGTAAAACCCGTCGTATAGTGATTCTAATGTACGAACGAATTGTTTGGTTATCCGTTCTGTGGAGTTTTCAAGCTATTCGGGCTGAAACGACGCATCCATCAGCGATGTGAGACCGTGGCGAAGCCGCTTTGAAGCGGTATCTGTACTGATCCCGATCGATTCAGCCAACTCATCCAGCGTGATCTGTTGTGGAATTTCCCAATATCCCTGTCGGTAGGCGGTCTCGATAATATCGTACTGTTCGTCGGTGAGGTCGCTATCTGTGTGGTTGACTGGGACAACAGGGTTATAGAGAGCGTTCAGTTGCATCTGGATATTGCTATCCAGACAGCTCTCTCTGAACGTGGCTACTCGTACTCGATCTCTGAACTGCAGTCTGAATTCCCAAACACCGGCTGTTCCCTCGGCGCGCAGGACGTCAGCGCCACTATCGATTAGTGGTTGGACGAGCGCGTCACTATCAGAACTCCACCGGATTTCAAAGAGTGACCGACCATCTACCTCCGTCAGATGGTGTATTTTCTCAGAGAGTTGGTTCTCTCGCACTGTCACTTCGATCTCTTCGGGGGGCGCTCCAGTCACCCAGAAGAGGGAAATGATGTCCTCTCGGAGCGGAACGAGTCGTTCGAGCTCAACGGCGATATCTGGATACTCATCGAGGAGACGACCGAGGGCAAACTGATCTGCTGGTATCGAAATGTCAGTTATCACGGCCATAGCTGTGCGTGTGGATGCCGAATCTCGTGAGGATTGTGTATCTATACATATATAAAATATTCTATATATTACTTGACTTCTTCTTCTTGGGGGCCGATATCCGAATCCAGTCCAGTTGTGAGCAACCGCCGGAGGATCACTAACAGTCCGTTACCGACTCCGTCGCTCCAGAGGGCTGCCTCTTCTGTTGGGGTGTGTCGGCCAATCGAACTCACCAACAGCGTCTCACGGTCGACCAACAGCAGCCGCCCGATCGTTTCGTCTTCGGTGGAACGAGGTTGGAGCCATTCGAGCTCCGATGCAAATAGGGTGACGTCGGGCAACGCCGTTGCAAGACGTTCGTGGACCGCCTCAGAGAGCGTTCCGACGTAGATCGCTACGCCACGATCGGCGGCAGCTTGCACTCGTTCGAGCAACTGATCGGTGATGGCCGTATTCCCACTCATAAACAGAATGGCCTCTTCATTCGCCCGGTCGAGAAAGTCAACCATTCGTCGCGTGATTGTCTCGCTCCCGGTCGTTGTCCAGACGCTCGCGTGCGTGTCGTTCGTCTGAGGTTCGATCGGCTCAAGAGCGTCGAGACTGGTCTGTAGACGCGTCAAGCGCGCATTGAAGCGCTGGCGCAACAGGGCGGTCGCTTCCGTGACCGAGATCGCGCGAAACTGTTGGGGCGAAGAGTGTTGTATATCAACCAATCCCTCGCGTTGAAGTTGCTCAACCGCATCATATACCCGCGTCCGGGGAACATCGGTAGCATCACTAATCTCTTTGGCAGTTCCGTAGGAAAGGCGAGTCAATGCGGTGAAACATTCGGCCTCGTACTGTTTGAGTCCGAGCGACTCCAGTGTCTCAATCGCGGTCGTGCGGGGAGTGTTGTGTTCCATACTCATCAACATCACTCCATTAAATCGGTGTTTCCACGCGCTGGTACATCTCTACTAGTTGCTACAACGGGGAAGGTATAGCCTTCTCGGTTGTAACCCCTCCCGTGACAACGATGTAACGGCGTGCCTGATAATAGATATTGGAGATGCTAATCATCAATAAACTACTATCGACACAGAAAATTACATCTCTTCAGGTCACGAACGAATATGATTCACTCGGATTACCACAAAGAAACCAAGTAGTCGGAGCGTCAACCCTCTCGCGTGCGACATCGATGTTATTCACTCACATAACCAGGGGTGCAGATCTAGAACCGTGCGGTTGGCATGAGGCTAAGAAAAAAGCAGCTGGAGATTCAGCATCAGGGACTTGAATATGACTGATCCACCAGTGGCACAATCCGCTGCTATTGAACTACTGCAGCAGCTTGGACTGAGTCAGTACGAAGCCGCCAGTTACGTTGCACTCTTGCGGCTTGGAGAGGGAACCGCCCGAGAGATGAGTGAGACAACGGACGTTCCCCGGACACGGATATACGATGCAGTCGAAGGCCTGCAAGAGCGTGGGTTGGTCGATATCAAGCACGCCTCGCCCAAGCTCTTCCGACCGGTCGCACGCGAGACCACACTGCGCCACTTCCATCACGAGTACGAGGATACCCTGACGAAGCTCGCCAATCGCCTCGCTGCTCTCGAACCCACTGATCATCAGCACGAACAGCGGGGTGTCTGGACAACCAGCGGACGCCCCGCAGTTGACGATCGGGTCGAAGAGTGCATTACGAGCGCCACTGACGAAGTCGTCTATCTGACTGTTGATAGTCTGCTGACCGACGATATCCTTGCACACTTACGCGCTGCCAGCGAACGTGGGGTCACGGTATTAGTTGCCAACAGTACAGCGGCGACTTACGAGCGAATGCAAGCCGCGGTGCCGGCCGCTGAACTGGTTGAAGCACCCTGGGAGTGGGACGAACCGATGACCGGACGGCTGCTCTTCGTAGATCGGGAGGCGGTGCTCATGAGTACGCTGCCGGCAGGCGATGGTCCAACGGAAACGGCAATCTGGGGAACTGGTGCAGAGAACAGTTTGGTGGTGGTTCTGGAAACGATCGTCGATTGGTGGCTCAGTTCGCCCGAGTCAGAATTGGAAACTGTTCTTGAGGAGTAATAGATAGCAACTGGCAGTTACGGTTTCTGGATGTTGAGTGAA
The nucleotide sequence above comes from Halocatena marina. Encoded proteins:
- a CDS encoding helix-turn-helix domain-containing protein — encoded protein: MAVITDISIPADQFALGRLLDEYPDIAVELERLVPLREDIISLFWVTGAPPEEIEVTVRENQLSEKIHHLTEVDGRSLFEIRWSSDSDALVQPLIDSGADVLRAEGTAGVWEFRLQFRDRVRVATFRESCLDSNIQMQLNALYNPVVPVNHTDSDLTDEQYDIIETAYRQGYWEIPQQITLDELAESIGISTDTASKRLRHGLTSLMDASFQPE
- a CDS encoding TrmB family transcriptional regulator; the protein is MTDPPVAQSAAIELLQQLGLSQYEAASYVALLRLGEGTAREMSETTDVPRTRIYDAVEGLQERGLVDIKHASPKLFRPVARETTLRHFHHEYEDTLTKLANRLAALEPTDHQHEQRGVWTTSGRPAVDDRVEECITSATDEVVYLTVDSLLTDDILAHLRAASERGVTVLVANSTAATYERMQAAVPAAELVEAPWEWDEPMTGRLLFVDREAVLMSTLPAGDGPTETAIWGTGAENSLVVVLETIVDWWLSSPESELETVLEE
- a CDS encoding ribonuclease H-like domain-containing protein produces the protein MADTHGVSLLALRCDALAALTSDAIVDMVSYFDPDLVYIIREKMDMRVVSQLQRDCNQPIFHAQDGTIRTETVGGVSFIFTTSVDRLGEARAPDEAIPETADVVVCDELQMVPDDVNMDAGLDGIDHIARYQARTDGTTTFLTGALEASYDYVWRANSNRTVVRLPVRGLAPLRRSGAPELACLTCDTDGRVAVTSAPTNTFGLQALTNVGTTTAQRLKENGYTTRSDVASTTRQELRVIHGIGNSTAKTIQQSAQALVEKSVLRQTDATVPAADYSPLFVDIETDGLTPTIIWLIGVYDPAREEYIDFVDTDPSLDDLGKATRAFIRWLAAEYDRPSLVAWNGHAFDFKHLTTFISRHAPAYADYWNESVFEYDLYDWAVRKGNAILPGRTNRIEDVAAALDCNRDVSVEVIDGKTLARTIQRMLQSPTQTDTIDWNVARAYCEADVRELAAVYNAIANATPGRKRADAPTDDTTTQTGLLDF
- a CDS encoding DEAD/DEAH box helicase, which encodes MVNTKTDREAAIDTEARGAEITPETEAQTTLATDGGKDLKESSLALTAEELETTYPTSRYYEQVHEQFTIPARDQQCVPATEALPSKLASALDFDPWIHQAAALDALSNGDNVSVTTSTSSGKTYVYALHIARQYLEDPETRALIIYPTKALSRDQERELNELFRGTFGVDITVGVYDGDTKSKAKARIRENANVVITNFVGLNQYLEGHHLWSTFHANCSLVVIDEAHMWTGLSGMHVAWILRRAQRIIEWYGGDPQYVLTSATIGNPADHALALTGHSATVIDNDGSPSGLRHLVFWDPPMSGEVADGADGSDGSDSGWDSRSQRPATVEAPEVWAHLCYNDVPSLLFCGTRKLTELAVNRATAFVQSSDLFYRGIPNVEAYNAGYGKRSRRATENQLKEGLLDGVATTSALEVGINVGGVDGTVLMGYPGSRQSFWQQLGRSGRGTRDTLSVFVPRYSTLDRYILHHPEYVLEEDPESAVVDLTNNPVYLQHINCAAQELPLTYADTERFGGTERLEQAVEYGCQMGNLEGSLDGGVTYTHHDRPQNAVSLYASGGNAFDVRLAGDASFDHQPIGRDRAYRDYHEGATVLYQGEQYQVRTLREDRPQPYVELERVTVDYFTQSQGQVQICDTEIHETRDVGPFRLNWGYGTVSIHYGTYLKREIGSGDIRETGLTTGVPPLEMQTQLCWTEVPSELERAIHNKHSGYHNDACIDLPPGLHGYLGGIHAVEHAMIAVSPLELKVDASDIGGLATNQLPNDPETSGWFIYDGIKGGLGFSRSIYDEYEAIAQRAHDLIADCSCGRDEGCPACTMDDRCGNDNKPLYSPAATDLLAALLGNIDQDELVEHSCETETDADLIDGRPAASIS
- a CDS encoding TrmB family transcriptional regulator, translating into MSMEHNTPRTTAIETLESLGLKQYEAECFTALTRLSYGTAKEISDATDVPRTRVYDAVEQLQREGLVDIQHSSPQQFRAISVTEATALLRQRFNARLTRLQTSLDALEPIEPQTNDTHASVWTTTGSETITRRMVDFLDRANEEAILFMSGNTAITDQLLERVQAAADRGVAIYVGTLSEAVHERLATALPDVTLFASELEWLQPRSTEDETIGRLLLVDRETLLVSSIGRHTPTEEAALWSDGVGNGLLVILRRLLTTGLDSDIGPQEEEVK